The Thermovibrio guaymasensis genomic interval GGTGAAATACTCTTTGATGAATTTCAGGAGGCCGATTCAGTTTACTTCATTATGGAGGGAAGTGTTGGCCTTTACAGGAGCGATAACTTCGGAAGGTGGACTAAAGTTGCCCTTATTTATAAGGGAACTCCTTTAGGGGAGTGTGCCTTCTTTTTAAACGCTCCTCACTCATTAAGGGCTGTTGCTGAAAGCCCCGTTAAGGCTTTGAAAATCACTAAAGAGGGAGCTGAAAGCTTAAAGAGAGAAGCTCCGAAAGTTTATGCAAAGTTGGTTGAAAAGCTCGTTTCTGTTATGGCGGAGAGGTTGAAATCTTCAGACTTTAAGTTCTCACAAATCTGCGGATTTTTCTCCGTTCCAGGAGGAGGTAGATGGAAAAGGTAGTGGGAGCTCTAGTTCTAGTTCCTTGGCTGCTGGCCCTTTTAGTCTTCATTTCACCCTGGCATAGGGTTAGGCAGTTCTTTACTTTCCTTTCACTTCCTATACTGACTTTTCTTACCTATAGAGTTTCAGCTGGGAACTTACCTCTTTTGGTTGAAACTCCAAACTGGTTAAACGGTTTTGTTACCCTTTACGACTTTCTCCTCCTTTTCTACTTCCTTTATCAAGGTTTAAAGTTTAGGAACTTTTTAGTTTCAGTTCTCTCTCTCTTCCAG includes:
- a CDS encoding Crp/Fnr family transcriptional regulator, which translates into the protein MVERCRLFSDFSPIEKGTLSGVLIPVSFSKGEILFDEFQEADSVYFIMEGSVGLYRSDNFGRWTKVALIYKGTPLGECAFFLNAPHSLRAVAESPVKALKITKEGAESLKREAPKVYAKLVEKLVSVMAERLKSSDFKFSQICGFFSVPGGGRWKR